One genomic window of Branchiostoma lanceolatum isolate klBraLanc5 chromosome 5, klBraLanc5.hap2, whole genome shotgun sequence includes the following:
- the LOC136435184 gene encoding protein mono-ADP-ribosyltransferase PARP3-like isoform X2, translating to MPRAAKRKAAAVKGGDCAIPDPSKMTVAQLKQECTKLGLGTAGTKAVLLKRLQDHAGAGGKKVKTEDAPTTAKAAAETLKKAASPTKKVYKVDSYCPLSGSAEVHDDYDCMLNQTNIGHNNNKYYVIQLIRTSGASRYYVWNRWGRVGEPGQNALKGPWDIETAKKDFEKKFKDKTKNDWSKRGSFAPVTGKYTLLEMDTDDTEEDEQDTAEKIARLDELDGVVRKVLPSSLNSPTQSLMKLIFDNDMFKEQMAKMEIDVRKMPLGKLSKAQIAKGFEVLDEIEEELKMSRTSRLTELSSRFYTVIPHDFGRRVPPVINDQEKLRKKMDMLLVLGDIEIAQAMQKDKDKDDGSEATDIKHPLDVNYDLLNCGLELVKPSSEEFKVIEKYTEATKYSGWRDPKILNVWKVDRGGEGDRFKEHDRLENRKLLWHGTNVAVVAAILKTGLRIMPHSGGRVGRGIYFASENSKSAAYVGCASDNVGIMFLNEVALGKEKRITRDDSSLTKAPAGFDSVVAVGRREPDPKKNTSMKLEGKTVVVPQGQPINQKEGQSSSFGQTEYLVYKENQCRIRYLLKMKFGS from the exons ATGCCTCGTGCAGCGAAGAGGAAAGCAGCAGCAGTCAAAGGTGGGGACTGTGCCATCCCCGACCCCAGCAAGATGACAGTGGCCCAGCTGAAGCAGGAGTGCACAAAGCTAGGACTGGGCACAGCTGGAACCAAGGCAGTTCTCTTGAAAAGGCTACAGGACCATGCAGGGGCAG GTGGTAAGAAGGTGAAGACAGAGGATGCCCCCACCACAGCCAAGGCTGCAGCGGAGACGCTGAAGAAAGCTGCCTCGCCTACTAAGAAAGTGTACAAAGTGGATTCCTACTGTCCTCTTTCTGGGTCTGCTGAG GTACATGATGACTATGACTGCATGTTGAACCAGACCAACATtggacacaacaacaacaagtactACGTAATTCAGCTCATCAGGACGAGTGGGGCATCCCGCTACTATGTTTGGAACAGATGGGGCAGAGTG GGAGAGCCCGGCCAGAATGCCCTGAAGGGCCCTTGGGACATCGAGACGGCCAAGAAGGATTTTGAGAAGAAATTCAAGGACAAGACAAAGAACGACTGGAGTAAGCGGGGCAGCTTTGCGCCTGTCACAGGGAAGTACACTCTGCTGGAGATGGACACAGATGACACGGAGGAGGATGAGCAAGATACAGCTGAGAAG ATTGCTCGTCTGGATGAGCTAGATGGTGTAGTGAGAAAGGTCCTGCCTTCCTCCCTAAACTCCCCCACCCAGAGTCTCATGAAACTCATCTTTGACAACGACATGTTCAAGGAACAAATGGCAAAGATGGAGATAG ATGTGCGCAAGATGCCGCTGGGAAAACTAAGCAAGGCTCAGATCGCCAAGGGTTTTGAGGTCCTGGATGAGATAGAGGAGGAACTGAAGATGAGCAGGACCAGCCGTCTGACCGAGCTGTCGTCGCGGTTCTACACGGTCATCCCGCACGACTTCGGCCGCAGGGTGCCGCCGGTCATCAATGACCAGGAGAAGCTGAGGAAGAAAATGGATATGCTGCTG GTACTGGGTGACATTGAGATTGCCCAGGCCATGCAGAAGGACAAGGACAAAGATGATGGGTCCGAGGCCACGGACATTAAGCATCCTCTGGATGTGAACTATGACCTCCTGAACTGCGGCTTGGAGCTGGTGAAGCCCTCGTCAGAAGAGTTCAAAGTCATTGAGAAGTACACCGAAGCCACCAAGTACTCCGGCTGGAGAGATCCCAAGATTCTGAATGTGTGGAAAGTGGACAGGGGTGGGGAG GGAGATCGGTTCAAAGAACATGACCGTCTGGAGAACAGGAAGCTTTTGTGGCATGGTACAAACGTTGCGGTggtggcggccatcttgaaaacCGGGCTGCGCATCATGCCGCACTCTGGTGGCCGTGTCGGGCGAGGAATCTATTTTGCATCGGAAAACAGCAAGTCTGCTGCATATG TGGGATGTGCATCAGATAATGTAGGTATCATGTTCCTGAATGAAGTTGCTCTGGGAAAGGAGAAACGCATCACCCGAGACGACAGCAGCCTCACCAAGGCTCCCGCAGGGTTTGACTCTGTGGTGGCTGTAGGGAGGAGGGAACCAG ACCCCAAGAAGAACACAAGCATGAAGCTGGAGGGCAAGACCGTGGTGGTGCCGCAGGGACAGCCCATCAACCAGAAGGAAGGACAGAGCAGCTCCTTTGGCCAGACTGAGTACCTGGTCTACAAGGAGAACCAGTGCCGTATCCGCTATCTCCTCAAGATGAAATTCGGCAGTTAG
- the LOC136435184 gene encoding protein mono-ADP-ribosyltransferase PARP3-like isoform X1 has product MPRAAKRKAAAVKGGDCAIPDPSKMTVAQLKQECTKLGLGTAGTKAVLLKRLQDHAGAAGGKKVKTEDAPTTAKAAAETLKKAASPTKKVYKVDSYCPLSGSAEVHDDYDCMLNQTNIGHNNNKYYVIQLIRTSGASRYYVWNRWGRVGEPGQNALKGPWDIETAKKDFEKKFKDKTKNDWSKRGSFAPVTGKYTLLEMDTDDTEEDEQDTAEKIARLDELDGVVRKVLPSSLNSPTQSLMKLIFDNDMFKEQMAKMEIDVRKMPLGKLSKAQIAKGFEVLDEIEEELKMSRTSRLTELSSRFYTVIPHDFGRRVPPVINDQEKLRKKMDMLLVLGDIEIAQAMQKDKDKDDGSEATDIKHPLDVNYDLLNCGLELVKPSSEEFKVIEKYTEATKYSGWRDPKILNVWKVDRGGEGDRFKEHDRLENRKLLWHGTNVAVVAAILKTGLRIMPHSGGRVGRGIYFASENSKSAAYVGCASDNVGIMFLNEVALGKEKRITRDDSSLTKAPAGFDSVVAVGRREPDPKKNTSMKLEGKTVVVPQGQPINQKEGQSSSFGQTEYLVYKENQCRIRYLLKMKFGS; this is encoded by the exons ATGCCTCGTGCAGCGAAGAGGAAAGCAGCAGCAGTCAAAGGTGGGGACTGTGCCATCCCCGACCCCAGCAAGATGACAGTGGCCCAGCTGAAGCAGGAGTGCACAAAGCTAGGACTGGGCACAGCTGGAACCAAGGCAGTTCTCTTGAAAAGGCTACAGGACCATGCAGGGGCAG CAGGTGGTAAGAAGGTGAAGACAGAGGATGCCCCCACCACAGCCAAGGCTGCAGCGGAGACGCTGAAGAAAGCTGCCTCGCCTACTAAGAAAGTGTACAAAGTGGATTCCTACTGTCCTCTTTCTGGGTCTGCTGAG GTACATGATGACTATGACTGCATGTTGAACCAGACCAACATtggacacaacaacaacaagtactACGTAATTCAGCTCATCAGGACGAGTGGGGCATCCCGCTACTATGTTTGGAACAGATGGGGCAGAGTG GGAGAGCCCGGCCAGAATGCCCTGAAGGGCCCTTGGGACATCGAGACGGCCAAGAAGGATTTTGAGAAGAAATTCAAGGACAAGACAAAGAACGACTGGAGTAAGCGGGGCAGCTTTGCGCCTGTCACAGGGAAGTACACTCTGCTGGAGATGGACACAGATGACACGGAGGAGGATGAGCAAGATACAGCTGAGAAG ATTGCTCGTCTGGATGAGCTAGATGGTGTAGTGAGAAAGGTCCTGCCTTCCTCCCTAAACTCCCCCACCCAGAGTCTCATGAAACTCATCTTTGACAACGACATGTTCAAGGAACAAATGGCAAAGATGGAGATAG ATGTGCGCAAGATGCCGCTGGGAAAACTAAGCAAGGCTCAGATCGCCAAGGGTTTTGAGGTCCTGGATGAGATAGAGGAGGAACTGAAGATGAGCAGGACCAGCCGTCTGACCGAGCTGTCGTCGCGGTTCTACACGGTCATCCCGCACGACTTCGGCCGCAGGGTGCCGCCGGTCATCAATGACCAGGAGAAGCTGAGGAAGAAAATGGATATGCTGCTG GTACTGGGTGACATTGAGATTGCCCAGGCCATGCAGAAGGACAAGGACAAAGATGATGGGTCCGAGGCCACGGACATTAAGCATCCTCTGGATGTGAACTATGACCTCCTGAACTGCGGCTTGGAGCTGGTGAAGCCCTCGTCAGAAGAGTTCAAAGTCATTGAGAAGTACACCGAAGCCACCAAGTACTCCGGCTGGAGAGATCCCAAGATTCTGAATGTGTGGAAAGTGGACAGGGGTGGGGAG GGAGATCGGTTCAAAGAACATGACCGTCTGGAGAACAGGAAGCTTTTGTGGCATGGTACAAACGTTGCGGTggtggcggccatcttgaaaacCGGGCTGCGCATCATGCCGCACTCTGGTGGCCGTGTCGGGCGAGGAATCTATTTTGCATCGGAAAACAGCAAGTCTGCTGCATATG TGGGATGTGCATCAGATAATGTAGGTATCATGTTCCTGAATGAAGTTGCTCTGGGAAAGGAGAAACGCATCACCCGAGACGACAGCAGCCTCACCAAGGCTCCCGCAGGGTTTGACTCTGTGGTGGCTGTAGGGAGGAGGGAACCAG ACCCCAAGAAGAACACAAGCATGAAGCTGGAGGGCAAGACCGTGGTGGTGCCGCAGGGACAGCCCATCAACCAGAAGGAAGGACAGAGCAGCTCCTTTGGCCAGACTGAGTACCTGGTCTACAAGGAGAACCAGTGCCGTATCCGCTATCTCCTCAAGATGAAATTCGGCAGTTAG